In Maniola hyperantus chromosome 20, iAphHyp1.2, whole genome shotgun sequence, the following are encoded in one genomic region:
- the LOC117992081 gene encoding inhibitor of Bruton tyrosine kinase has protein sequence MSKLVEVDCTKRCKSRFHGQSLTSAITKRSISDESLASFIKSTCANFAKAFDFEGRTALHMTASRGRNGLMEWLARHSSDAFVNARDRESGYTPLHRSIFYGQIHSAVTLMKLGVNTDIVDKDDYRALEHAMLDKHYMCKLSSHEPCDVYVWGSNSNYTLGTGSHQPRNVPDLLTCFSRTNVNVKQVCLGKFHSVWVSGTTNEGGEVWCAGQPARAGGPHSTALRPAPLKLPEPCLQVAITLTSTVFLLQSGAVIQYSLNNTENPSPSTVKNPTTIKLASVKPVIKISQPLGICAGRSHAVVWNAHAVYTWGLNLGQLGHSQEDKVVPTPKRVAISLNNKEEASLQLVDASDAATVVTTSRGDVYLLHKHICKKIAIKQINLRQVCVEAKVSEQGAYSRVTVLLLTNVGQLMLWQDTTNKLTRCVFGLSHQTIITHVALTHDALYFTTKYGEAFIGSISRKATPPPAQPIKKERENDNKSALVKFLEKDDCTSVRITKIPNVHRAVMIAVDSEGLNFACLQMKPTCGLTSLPDLSPSCLSKHMESLLETAAEDDILHDVIFKVGAKQFPAHIFIIASSSDYLYKLYRESRTNEHKPTISLDNVHPEVFERIIRYMYTGSCDVAELGPCGLKIRREDLVNAKREKEDAKDGVENEIDFIDNPAEISAFEVYKHPEKKRGNRKRNTDTPPRVHLYCDPVKLVQASAKRLQVMGLHKLLDKFYYRDGTVYLKESATFTKSGPLTWDRDSFPELVDTNVCSKDGMLISAHKCVLAARLEYFQGMFMHSWTESKLLSTVTLPINHGTLLPIINFLYTDACPEIENSDSIDFICSMLIVSDQLFISRLREMCEIALANLITLKNCTELCQFAHTYNADQLKQCCMEFISLNIGSILENRSLDLLEETLLEDISKYYCKFNPIMSSRIITPFYNCPSDETIDEYAKIVPIDLEFVDEDFKKEDSNIEVKKSKKQKKLEYTESEKARMRYESVSSVTSLDLSNDTSGDVTLSLSSISKDEEKKNRQTEKWTEVPTSQQKQQKVVQARLKAISSAKEIMNEIPVNSFTKLTKNSFVAIQEPSTPTTSRVSVSPKDSTPLSDMAWGQGNLVVNHVGPKLSQKQRKKLALESEQTPPQTLDNFFNKLTVGSPPDKPKNPWKICESPIAHSSPNKPNAMEFNKILADQKKQKGDSSRIMTKSLTLTQLEDKAIEELERFYNIHEIDDEFITVRRIELHVSSPQWIHTAPK, from the exons atgagTAAGTTGGTAGAAGTTGATTGCACAAAACGTTGCAAATCACGATTCCATGGGCAATCATTGACTAGCGCAATCACCAAAAGGTCTATCAGTGATGAATCTCTTGCAAGTTTTATTAAGTCTACCTGCGCTAATTTTGCAAAGGCGTTTGATTTTGAG gGCCGTACAGCTTTGCATATGACGGCGTCAAGGGGAAGAAATGGTCTAATGGAATGGTTGGCGCGTCATTCATCCGATGCCTTCGTCAACGCGCGTGATCGTGAGTCGGGGTATACTCCGTTGCATAGAAGCATATTTTATGGACAGATCCATTCGGCTGTTACTTTGATGAAATTAG GTGTAAACACTGACATTGTGGATAAGGATGACTACAGGGCCCTAGAACATGCTATGCTTGACAAGCACTACATGTGCAAACTGTCTAGTCATGAACCTTGTGACGTGTATGTGTGGGGAAGCAACTCCAACTACACGCTGGGCACGGGCTCGCACCAGCCGCGGAATGTTCCAGACTTGCTCACTTGCTTCAGCCGCACTAACGTTAATGTAAAACAG GTCTGTCTCGGCAAATTCCACAGTGTGTGGGTTAGCGGCACTACCAACGAAGGGGGTGAGGTGTGGTGCGCGGGCCAGCCAGCGCGCGCGGGCGGCCCGCACTCCACCGCGCTGCGTCCCGCGCCCTTGAAACTGCCCGAGCCATGCTTACAAGTCGCTATTACTTTGACTTCCACGGTTTTTTTGCTGCAGAGTGGAGCG GTAATTCAATACTCGCTAAACAACACTGAAAACCCAAGTCCATCGACTGTTAAGAACCCAACAACAATCAAACTTGCGTCAGTCAAGCCTGTTATAAAGATATCCCAGCCCCTGGGCATATGTGCTGGAAGGTCCCATGCGGTTGTATGGAACGCGCATGCTGTTTACACTTGGGGTCTTAACTTGGGACAGTTGGGCCACTCGCAAGAGGATAAAGTTGTTCCTACTCCTAAAAGG GTTGCAATTTCGCTGAACAACAAGGAGGAGGCGAGCCTGCAGCTGGTGGATGCTTCGGACGCCGCCACGGTCGTCACGACCAGCCGCGGAGACGTGTATCTGCTTCATAAACACATTTGCAAGAAAATcgctattaa ACAGATAAACCTACGTCAGGTGTGTGTAGAAGCTAAAGTGAGCGAGCAAGGTGCTTACTCAAGAGTCACTGTTCTGCTTTTGACCAATGTTGGCCAACTGATGCTTTGGCAAGATACCACCAACAAGTTGACCAG ATGCGTATTCGGCCTCAGCCACCAAACCATAATTACACATGTGGCCCTTACACATGATGCACTGTACTTCACAACCAAATACGGCGAAGCGTTCATTGGCAGCATATCCCGCAAAGCCACGCCCCCGCCCGCTCAACCAATCAAAAAAGAGCGGGAAAATGACAACAAATCCGCGCTGGTGAAGTTTTTAGAGAAGGACGACTGTACATCTGTCAGAATCACGAAGATTCCGAACGTTCATCGGGCGGTTATGATCGCTGTTGATAGTGAAGGACTTAATTTTGCTTGTCTGCAG ATGAAACCAACTTGTGGCCTTACTTCGTTGCCAGATCTGTCGCCATCATGTCTCTCTAAACATATGGAATCTCTGCTAGAAACTGCAGCTGAAGATGATATACTTCACGATGTTATATTCAAG GTTGGCGCAAAACAGTTCCCAGCCCACATATTCATAATAGCATCAAGCAGCGACTATCTATACAAGTTGTACCGGGAATCGCGCACAAACGAGCACAAACCCACGATATCCCTAGACAATGTACACCCAGAAGTTTTTGAACGTATCATACGATACATGTACACTGGTAGCTGTGATGTAGCAGAGTTGGGACCCTGTGGACTTAAGATAAGGAGGGAAGATCTGGTTAACGCTAAGAGAGAGAAGGAAGATGCTAAGGACGGtgttgaaaatgaaattgattttattg ATAATCCAGCTGAAATATCAGCGTTTGAGGTGTACAAACATCCAGAGAAGAAGAGAGGCAACAGGAAACGCAACACTGACACACCGCCGCGTGTGCATCTGTACTGCGACCCCGTCAAACTGGTGCAAGCCTCCGCTAAGAGGCTCCAAGTTATGGGACTGCACAAGTTGCTTGACAAATTTTA TTACAGAGATGGCACGGTATACCTCAAGGAAAGCGCAACATTTACTAAAAGCGGACCATTGACATGGGATCGAGACAGCTTCCCAGAGTTAGTGGACACCAATGTCTGCTCCAAGGACGGAATGCTGATATCGGCCCATAAGTGCGTGCTAGCAGCACGGCTGGAGTACTTTCAGGGGATGTTCATGCATTCTTGGACTGAG AGTAAGCTTCTGTCAACAGTTACTCTACCGATCAACCATGGAACTCTCCTACCAATTATCAACTTTCTCTATACCGACGCGTGTCCTGAAATCGAAAACTCTGACAGTATTGACTTCATTTGCAGCATGCTTATTGTCTCCGACCAGTTATTCATCAGCCGTCTTCGAGAAATGTGCGAAATCGCTCTCGCTAATCTCATAACCTTGAAAAATTGCACAGAGCTATGTCAATTCGCACACACATACAATGCGGACCAACTAAAACAATGCTGCATGGAATTTATATCTCTTAACATAGGCAGCATCCTCGAAAATAGATCCTTAGATTTACTCGAAGAAACTTTATTGGAAGACATTTCCAAATACtattgcaaattcaaccccatTATGTCCTCCAGAATTATAACTCCATTCTACAATTGTCCCAGTGACGAAACTATCGATGAATATGCAAAAATAGTCCCCATAGATTTGGAATTTGTTGATGAAGACTTCAAAAAAGAAGATAGCAATATTGAAGTTAAAAAGAGCAAGAAACAGAAAAAGCTAGAATATACCGAAAGCGAGAAAGCAAGAATGAGATACGAATCCGTCAGCTCAGTGACATCTTTGGACCTTTCCAATGATACATCCGGTGATGTAACATTGTCACTTAGTTCCATTTCTAAGGATGAAGAGAAGAAGAACAGACAGACTGAAAAGTGGACAGAAGTGCCAACATCTCAGCAGAAGCAACAGAAAGTTGTTCAAGCGCGCCTCAAAGCTATATCATCTGCTAAGGAAATTATGAATGAAATTCCTGTGAATTCATTCACCAAACTCACTAAAAACTCTTTTGTTGCCATCCAAGAACCATCCACGCCAACTACATCGCGAGTGTCTGTTTCTCCTAAAGATTCTACACCCCTTTCTGATATGGCATGGGGTCAGGGCAATCTAGTCGTCAACCATGTCGGGCCAAAACTTTCTCAAAAACAGAGGAAAAAATTGGCTTTGGAAAGTGAACAAACTCCTCCTCAGACCCTCGACAATTTCTTCAATAAACTGACTGTGGGTAGTCCCCCAGATAAACCTAAGAATCCTTGGAAAATTTGTGAATCCCCCATTGCACATAGTAGCCCTAATAAACCAAATGCTATGGAATTCAATAAGATTTTAGCAGATCAAAAGAAACAAAAGGGTGACTCTTCACGAATTATGACTAAATCTCTAACTTT
- the LOC117992082 gene encoding tetraspanin-1-like: MHTVGLPRTCLGFTNMLFLIFGVVGCVICVWCAVNTDFFREVNYTVTKSSLVSAVANFVNLKLWLTPMTTILIPLAVLTILTSCCGILGVGCKMKCAIKSYIFLVTVLSSTAFWLFFISGIYNIYTNNENTLKYMRATIQSNYGKQNDLITHVWDYIMVNYECCGAVDYKDFINTNWHRANLDKLYPVQCCKLNKTSLVPLSKDCTKTHEPEAQANTNISCFNTLRISIKENKGKMIFYIILIGLLYTIIMLFAYCIIRGEPLIKAIAGNLSDLLPKHQEHSNKEVPSNSSLDNMMFAEEPPKKVVKVVSAMNPFQTYQFTPSVHHAGSKTYPQSIRSQIK, from the coding sequence ATGCACACAGTTGGTTTACCGCGTACTTGTTTAGGCTTCACAAATATGTTGTTCCTTATATTCGGCGTAGTTGGATGCGTTATTTGCGTTTGGTGCGCTGTCAACACGGACTTCTTCCGAGAAGTTAACTACACTGTGACGAAGAGTTCCCTCGTATCAGCTGTAGCTAACTTCGTTAACTTGAAGCTATGGCTCACCCCTATGACCACAATCCTGATACCATTAGCTGTGCTAACAATATTGACGTCTTGTTGCGGAATCTTAGGTGTTGGGTGCAAAATGAAATGTGCTATCAAGTCATACATATTTCTCGTCACAGTCTTATCTTCTACAGCGTTCTGGCTATTCTTTATATCAGGAATCTACAATATTTACACGAATAACGAGAACACTTTAAAATACATGCGAGCTACCATACAAAGTAATTATGGGAAACAAAATGATCTTATAACTCATGTATGGGATTATATAATGGTGAACTACGAATGTTGTGGTGCAGTTGACTACAAGGATTTCATAAATACAAATTGGCATAGAGCAAATCTGGATAAACTATATCCCGTACAATGTTGCAAGTTAAACAAAACCAGTTTGGTGCCTCTATCGAAGGATTGTACAAAAACTCACGAGCCTGAAGCTCAGGCGAATACAAATATTAGTTGTTTTAATACTCTCAGAATTTctattaaagagaataaagGGAAGATgatattttacattattttaattggTTTGTTATACACTATTATAATGCTCTTCGCGTATTGCATTATCAGAGGAGAGCCGTTGATCAAAGCGATAGCTGGTAACTTGTCTGATTTATTACCGAAACATCAAGAGCATTCGAACAAGGAAGTACCCTCAAATTCTTCGTTGGACAACATGATGTTTGCTGAAGAACCGCCAAAGAAAGTCGTCAAAGTCGTGTCAGCTATGAATCCTTTCCAAACTTACCAGTTCACACCAAGTGTGCATCATGCTGGATCCAAAACCTATCCGCAAAGCATCAgatcacaaataaaataa